GTCCCGGCGCCGCCGTGCCGCCGTGGCCCTCGACGGACTCGCCCGGGTGACCACGGCCAGGCTGCGCGCCCGCACAGCGGGGCGGCAAGCAGCGCCCGTCCCCACCCCACCGCCCACCAGTCCGCCCCCGACCGACGTCCGGCCCGTTCACGAGGGAGTCGTATGAAACCGCGTCGACCGGCGGGCCCCGGCCGCTATCCCCTGTCGCTGCGACGGCACCCGGTGCGCTGGGAGCGCCAGCTGCCGACCTGGCGGCAGGCCCGGCCCGGTGTGATCGCCGAGGCACTGAAGCGGGCTCAGATGCGCCCGACCGGCAACTGGTACGTCGTCGGCGCGAGCCGTGACGTGCGCGGTGACCGGCCGCTGTCCGGCACCGTGTCCGGCCACGAGATCGTCGTCTGGCGCAGCGCCGACGGACGGCTCGTGGCCGGTCCGGGCGTGTGCCCCCACCTGGGCGCGCCGCTCGCCGACAGCCCGGTGCGCTGCGGAACCCTCGTGTGCCACTGGCACGGACTGGCCCTGAACGGCACGCCGTTCGCCGGCTGGGAGCCGCTGCCCGTGCACGACGACGGAGTACTGGTGTGGGTGCGACTGGACCCGGCGGGCGGCGAGCCACCGCTGGAGGTGCCCGTCGTCCCGGAGCGCCCGCAGCTGTCGCGTTCCGTGGCCGCCGTCTACCGGGCGGTGGGGGTCTGCGAGCCCGAGGACGTGGTGGCCAACCGGCTGGATCCGTGGCACGGGGCCTGGTTCCATCCGTACTCCTTCGTCGACCTGACCGTCGTCTCGACGCCGGACGTCGACGGGCCGGGTGCGGACGGGCCGGGTGCGGACGGGCCGGGTGCGGACGGGCCGGGTGCGGACGGTTCAGGCGCCGAGGGGCCGGGTGAGGACGGCTTCACCGTGGATGTGTCCTTCAAGGTCGCCGGGCGGCTCGTGGTGCCGGTCCGGGCGGTCTTCACGGCCCCGGGGCCCCGGACGGTCGTCATGCGCATCACGGAGGGCGAGGGCCGGGGGTCGGTCGTCGAGACGCATGCCACCCCGCTCGGGCCGGACTCGCAGGGCAGGCCCCGCACGGCGGTGGTCGAGGCCGTCCTGGCCTGTTCCGACCGCCCCGGCTTCGCCGCGGCCCGTACGGCGGCCCCTGTCCTGCGCAGGATCATGGCAGCGGCAGCGGGGCGGCTGTGGCGTGACGACCTGGCGTACGCGGAACGGCGGTGGGCGCTGCGCTCCACCGGGCGGTTCCCGGGCTGACCGGCCGACGGACGGCGGCCCGACCCGGACCCGGAATCGTCCCCGGGATCCGTTCGGCCGACGTCCGTGCATCCGTCGGCCCTACATGTACGGAACAAGAAGCCAGAAGCAGGAGGCCGGCAGGCGGCCACCGGGTACGCGACAAGGAGGCGATCCTGATCGCAGTCGAACGTGCCCGGCACCCGAAGGGACCGGCACCTTGCGCCGACGCCTTGCGCGTCGACACAGGGGAACGACCCTCATCCTCGCCATGCACGTGAGCGAACCGGACAGGAGCCTGGTCCCGGACGCCGGCGTCACCACCGGCCTCCTCGCCAAACGGCTTGGCGTGTCACCCACCACCCTGCGTTCCTGGGACCGCAGATACGGCCTCGGCCCGGCAGTGAGGGAGGACGGAAGGCACCGCAGATGGTCGCCGGGCGACATCGCCATGGTCTTCGAGATGTGCCGGCTGACAGCCGCCGGCATCGCACCGGCCGAGGCAGCGCGGGCCGCGAAAAGACAGGCCGCGGCGCCCAGTACGGCATCCACTCCTGACGTCCCCGTGCCCGGTGTCACGCCGGTGGCACAGACCGCGGCGCCCGCGACGGCCCCCGCCTCGCGCTCCCCCAGCGGCCTGCCGCTGGGAAACGTGCGGCACGAGTGCCGAGGGCTGGCCCGCGCCGCCGTACGGCTGGACGCCGCGGCCGTCCAGGAACAGCTCACCCTGGCGATCCGCACACATGGGCTCGTCACCGCCTGGGAGGAGATCCTCGCCCCGAGCCTCCAGGCCGTCGGGCGTAAATGGGAGTCGGCCGGAGAGCGCTACCTGGAGGTGGAACACCTGCTGTCCTGGCATATTTCGGCCACGCTCCGCCATGTGTACGTGTGTGCCGCACCGATGCGCCGCGAGCCCGCGTCCGCTCCCGTGCTGCTGGCATGTCTGCCTGGCGAGCAGCACACCCTGCCGATCGAGGCGTTGAGCGCGGCACTGGCGGAACGCGGCGTGCCGACACTCGTACTCGGCGGCTCCGTCCCCGCGGAAGCCCTCTTCGCGGCCACGCAACGCGTCGGCCCGGGAGCCGTGGTCCTCTGGTCGCAGTCCCGCGCCACCGCGAGCATGCCGCTGGCCCGGCACATCGCGGCGACCCGCTGGGGTGTCCGCGGTGCGCGCACGCACAGCCGGGTGCTCCTCGCGGGGCCCGGCTGGGGACGTGCCCCGCAGGGTCCCGGTCTGCTCCGGCCCCGTGGACTGGGCGACGCACTGCGGCAGTTGGAGGGACAGAACCCGGAGGGACTCGTGGACGCCGTGTAGACGCCGCACGGAGTCGTGCTGCGTCCACGCCCGCCCCGCCGACCGATCCGGATGCGGCCGTCCCGCGGAACCGGCCGACGGGTGTTTCTCATGCGGCGCCGGTGACTCCGGGAGCGATGTGACGCCGGTGGAGCGGGCTGAAGCGAGTCTCGGGAGCTCCGGCGATGCCCGCCTTCTCGACCGCGGGGGCCAGCCGTTCCGCCAAGAAGGCCTCGAAGGCCTGCTCCGACTCCCAGACGTCGATGACGTGCAGTCCCCGTGCGTCGAACCACGCCACGTGGACCTCGCTCCCCGCCGGGGCGACCTCCTCCCAGCCGACCGCCTCCCGCACCGTGTCGTACTGCTCGGGGGTGACCCCGGCCCAACTCATCGACATCACTACTGTCATGTCCCGCCCCTTGCTTCCCGTTCGGTGTGTGCCACCAGGCTCTCCGGCTGCTGCCCTCCGCGCGTTCAGGGCGACGGACGCGCACCCGTTGGTGACGTGGGCATCGTCCCCGGCGGATGCCCCGCCACCGAAGAGCGTGCGGGAGCACGCGGGGACCGCACCCCGCTCCTCACGCCCTGCCGGCGCCCGCACGAGCCCGCACGCCGGCTGTCGGCCCAACCGCCGGTCGATCCCTCCTGCGCCGTCCCGCGCGAGGGCGGAGTGCGGCCCCGCCCAGGGGAGTTGTCAGTGCCGGTTGGTAGAACTGCGGACGTCACAGCTTGCACACCTCTTCTCCTCAGGAGCAGCCGTATGACCATCGGTGACCACCTCGACACGCTGTACCGGCTGCCCGCCCACACCTTCCCGGGCCCCGATGCGAAGCCGGACGTCCTGCCGGAGGCCGACTCCGTCGCCTGGCGGATCACCAGCGATGTGTACGACGCCGACGAGGACTGGCCCGACGCCTTCGCACGCTTCTGCGCGACCGTCGACACCACGCGGGTGCGCGCCCTGATCGTGGGCGCCTGGCAGGAGGCCTACGACACGGACCCGTCCGCCGTGATCGAGGCGCTGCTCGCCGCACGGGACGACTTCCCGGCACTGCGCGCGCTGTTCCTCGGCGACATGGTGATGGAGGAGTGCGAGATCTCCTGGATCAACCAGACCGATGTCACGCCGCTGCTGGCCGGTTTCCCCGCACTTGAGGAGTTCGGTGTGCGCGGGGGTTCGGGGCTGGGGTTCACCGCCCTGAACCACCCCGCACTGCGCAGGCTGGTGGTGGAGACGGGCGGCCTGCCCGCCGCGGTGGTGCGCGGGATCGGCGCCGGTGACCTGCCCGCACTGGAGGAGCTGGACCTGTGGCTCGGTACTTCCGACTACGGCGGCGACAGCGAGGCCGCCGACCTGGAGCCCATCCTGTCCGGCGCCCGGCTGCCGCGTCTGCGCCATCTGGGCCTGCGCAACAGTGAGCTGCAGGACGCCGTGGCCGCCGCCGTCGCCGCCGCTCCCGTGCTGGCCCGCCTGGAGGTCCTGGACCTGTCCATGGGCGTGCTGACCGACGAGGGAGCCATCGCGCTCCTGGACGGCGGGTCCCTCACCCACCTCAAGAAGCTCGATCTCCATCACCACTACCTCAGCAAGCCCGTCGAGGACCGCGTACGGCAGACCCTGGAGACCGAGGGCGTGGAGGTTGATCTCGACCGCGGGGACGCGGAGGAGAACGCGGAGGACGACGGCACGGTGTGGCGTTACGTCGCCGTGGGCGAGTGAGCATCCACTCCCCCGTCCGGGCGCGATTCGCGGTGGTCGGCAACCCCGAGAACCGGAGGGTGACCCTCTTCGCCGACGGCGTCCGCGCGGCCGGACTGCCCGGCCCGCGCGTCGTGCCCTGGACCGACGTCCTGCGCGACCGGGGAGCGGACTTCGCCGACGACGAGATCGTCCGGGTCGACTCCCCCGGTGAGAACTCCGAGGTGGACCGTCTGCTGCGGGGTGCCGCGGATCCCACACGGGTGGAGGGTTCGGCCCGTTGGTATGCCGGGTTCATCGCCGCCGTGCGCGGGCTGCGGGGCGGCATCCGTCTGGACGACCCCGACGACCTCGCCGTGCTGTTCGACAAGCGCAGGTGCCACGCCGTGCTCGACGCCGCCGGCGTGCCCGTCCCCGTCTCGCCCACCTCGGGTCCGGGCGGTGCGCCGGTGCGCGGCTGGGACGACGTACGCCTGTTGATGCGGGAGCACCGGATGGCCCGGCTCTTCGTCAAGCCCGCCCACGGCTCGTCCGCTTCGGGCGTTCTCGCCGTCGAGAGCGGCGGTGGCCGGCTCCGGGCCACCACCTCCGTGGAGCTCACCCCGGACGGGCGACTGCACAACTCGCTCAAGGTGCGCCGCTACACACGCGAACGGGACGTCGCCGTCATCGTGGACGCGCTCGCGCCCGACGGGCTGCACCTGGAACGCTGGGTGCCCAAGGCCTCCCAGCAGGGCCGCGCCGCCGATCTGAGGGTGGTCGTGGTGGCCGGCCGTGCCACCCACGCGGTGGTCCGCACCAGCCGCTCGCCCCTGACCAACCTCCACCTCGGGGGCAGTCGCGGTGACCTCGACGGGGCGCGGCAAGCCGTGGAGACGGCCGGTGCCCGCTGGACCGACCTGCTCGAGGTGTGCGAACGGGCCGCGTCCTGCTTCCCGGGCACCCTGTGCGTCGGCGTGGATCTGCTGCCTGCCGTCGGCTGGCGCCGGGCCTTCGTCGGCGAGGTCAACGCCTTCGGCGATCTGCTGCCTGGGCTTCTCGGCCTGCCCGGAAGCGGCGCCGAGACCCAGGACACCTACGGCGCACAGGTGACGGCCGCCCTGCGCGCCCACGCCCGGCCCGGCCCGCTCTCCCCGCACAGAACAGGAACACTCCATGCCTGAGCCCGACATGAACGAGGTGGTCGGCCGGCACGACATCCTCCTCGTCACCCTCGACACCCTGCGGTACGACGTGGCGGTCGAACTGGCCGCCGCGGGCCGCATCCCCCACCTCGCACGCCACCTCCCCGACGGCCGGTGGGAGCAGCGCCACGCGCCGGGCAGCTTCACCTACGCCTCCCACCAGGCGATCTTCGCGGGCTTCCTGCCGACCCCGGCCTCCCCGGGACCGCATCCGCGACTGTTCGCGGCGAGTTTCGCGGGCAGTGAGAGCACCGCCCAGGACACCTTCGTGTACGACACCCCGGAGCTGGTCTCCGGACTGGCCAAGGCCGGTTACCGCACGGTGTGCATCGGCGGTGTCGGCTTCTTCAACAAGCGGGGCCCGCTCGGTTCGGTGCTGCCCGGACTGTTCCACGAGGCGCACTGGGAACCGGAGTTCGGCGTCACCTCGCCGCACTCCTTCGAGAACCAGGTCGCCCGCGCCGAGAAGGTCGTCGCCGAACTCCCCGCCGAACAGCGGCTGTTCCTCTTTGTGAACGTCTCCGCGCTGCACCAGCCCAACTGGTTCCACCTGTCCGGCGCGACCCGGGAGACAGGTGACAGCCGCGAGACGCACGCCGCCGCGCTGGAGTACGTGGACCGGCACATCGGCCGCCTGTTCGCCGCCGCGGGCTCCCGGCGCCGCTGCTTCGCGATCGTCTGCTCCGACCACGGCACCGCCTATGGCGACGGCGGATACACCGGCCACCGCCTAGGCCACGAGTCCGTGTGGACCGTGCCGTACGCCCACTTCTTCCTCGATCCCGCAGGTACCACCACGGACACCACCGACCCCACAGACCCCGCCGAGGCCGCCCGATGACCACCGACCAGCGCACCGGCCCCTACCAGCACTACGTCTACGCCTACCCCCACAAGACCGCCTACCGCCCGCTCCCCGAGCGTCCCGCGCTGACGTCGCTGTGGGCGGCGGAGGACAAGAGCGCCCTCTCCCTGTACCTGCACATCCCGTTCTGCGAGATCCGCTGCGGCTTCTGCAACCTCTTCACCCGCATCGGCGCCCCCGACGGCCTGACGGGCGCCTACCTGGACGCGTTGGAACGTCAGGCCGACGCCGTACGCGAGGCTCTCGGGGACACGGACGGCGTCCGGTTCGCCACCGCGGCCTTCGGCGGCGGCACCCCCACCTTCCTCACCGCGCCGGAACTGGCCAGGCTCTGCGACCTCGCCGAGCACCGCATGGGCGCCGACCTGCGCGCGATCCCCCTGTCCGTCGAGGCCTCCCCCGCCACGGCCACCGCCGACCGCCTCGCCGTCCTCGCGGAGCGCGGCACCACCCGGCTCAGCCTGGGGGTGCAGAGCTTCGTCGACTCCGAGGCCCGGGCCGCCGTACGCCCCCAACGCCGTTCCGACGTCGAGGAGGCCCTCGCCCGCGTCCGGGAGGCCGGCATACCCGTTCTCAACATCGACCTGATCTACGGCATCGACGGCCAGACCGAGCGCACCTGGCTCCACTCCCTGGACGCCGCCCTGGCATGGCGGCCCGAGGAGCTGTACCTGTATCCGCTGTACGTCCGGCCCCTGACCGGCCTCGACCGCCACCGCCGCGACACCGGAGCGGACCCGGCCTGGGACGAACAGCGGCTGCGCCTGTACCGGGCGGGCCGCGACCACCTCCTCGCGCAGGGCTATGTCCAGCAGTCCATGCGCATGTTCCGGCGGGCCGACGCCCCGTCGCAGGGGGCCGACGACTACGCCTGCCAGAGCGACGGCATGATCGGTCTCGGCTGCGGTGCCCGCTCCTACACCTCCCGCCTGCACTACTCGTTCGACTACGCGGTCGGCATGCACGAGATCCGCGGGATCATCGATGACTACGTCGCCTCGACGGACTTCGCCCGCGCCGAGGTCGGTCACCGCATGGACGCCGGCGAGACGCGCCGACGGCACCTCCTGCAGTCCCTCCTCCAGGCCGAGGGCCTGGACGGCGACGACTACCGAGCCCGCTTCGGCGCCGGTCCCGCCGACGACTTCGGCGCGGAGCTCGACGTCCTCGCGGGTCGCGGCTGGCTCGACGACAGCACCGGCGTGCGGCTGCGGCTCACGCCGGACGGACTCGCCCACTCCGACGCGATCGGACCGGACCTGTTCTCCCCCGCCGTACGGGCCGCCATGGCCGCCTACGAGAGGAAGTGAGCGGGCCCGTGGATCTGACCGTGCTCTACCGCGGCCCCCTCGCTTCCTGCGACTACGACTGTCCCTACTGCCCCTTCGCCAAGCGCCGCGACTCTCCGGCACAGCTCCGCTCGGACCGGGAGTCCCTGGAACGCTTCGCGCGCTGGGCCGGCGCCCAGCACGAGGACCGCCTCTCACTGTTGTTCACGCCGTGGGGCGAAGGCCTGGTGCGCTCCTGGTACCGCCGCACGCTCGCCGAGCTGTCCCACCTGCCGCACATCGGCCGCGTCGCCATACAGACCAACCTCAGCTGCCGTACCGACTGGCTCGCCGAGGCCGACCTCAACACCCTCGCCCTGTGGTGCACCTACCACCCCGGCCAGACCCCCTACGACCGCTTCCTCAGCAAATGCGCGGAACTGGCGGAGCGGGGCGTCCGCTTCAGCGTCGGCGTCGTCGGCCTGCCCGGACACCTGGAGTCGGCCCGCCGTCTGCGCGCCGACCTGCCGGCGCACGTCTACCTGTGGATCAACGCGGCCGAAGGGTACGGCTACGAGGACGCCGAGGCCGACGAGTGGACCGCGCTCGACCCCCTCTTCCCGTACAGCCGCCACCCGCACGCCAGCGCCGGCCTGCCCTGCCGTACGGGCGAGTCGGTGATCTCGGTCGACGGCGCGGGCACCGTGCGCCGCTGCCACTTCGTCCGCGCCGAACTCGGCAACCTCTACGACGGTTCCTACCGCACGGCTCTGCGCCCGAGGCCGTGTCCGCTGGCCGTCTGCGACTGCCACATCGGCTATGTCCATCTGGAGACCCTGCCGCTCTACGACGTCTTCGCGGGCGGAGTCCTCGAACGTGTTCCGGCGGCCGCCGTCCGAGCGGTCCGGCATTCAGCGCAGTGAGACGGTGACAGCGTCCGGGTGGTCGGCGGCATAGTCCTGGAGCACCGACAGGAAGCTCATGTCGGGCCGCAGTCCGAGGGCGGCGGCCCGGCTGTGGTCGAGCACGGCGGGCCACGAGCCCACGATGGCCTCGACCGTCGGGTCGGGGGCCATGGTGACCCGGTCGGCGACCGTGCTGCCGGCCGTCTGCCGCAGCGTCGTGAGCATCTCTGCCACCGAGACGGTCAGCGCTGGAAGGTTGACGGGCAAGGGGCCGTTCAGTCGGCCCGGACCGCTACCGCGCTCGGCTTCGGCGACGCGGAGGATTCCCTCGATGGTACGGCGCGGCGAGGCGAGGGCGACTTCAAGGCCCGGGTCCACCGGGCAGACGGCCTGCAGCCCCGCCAGTGGCTCACGGATGATGCCGGACAGGAAGCCGGAGGCGGCGGCGTCGGCCGGCCCGGCCGTACCGTGACGGTCATCAGACGCGCGACGCGGCCGTCGACGAAGCCGCGACGGGTGCAGTCCGCGATCAGCTGCTCGCACATCAGTTTCTGCGTGCCGTAACTCGACCGTGGCACCGGAACAGTCGTCTCGCTGACCACGGGCGGCAGCGGCAGCCCCGGGTGGGCACCGTAGACGGCGAGACTGCTGGCGAACACCACCCGAGTCACCGGCCCGCCGGCCGCCGACTGCGCGCGGGCCGCCTCCAACAGGGCGCGCGTGACATCCACGTTGGCGCGCATCCCCAGATCGAAGTCGGCCTCGCACTCCGCCGACACCGCGGCGGCGAGATGGAACAGGACGTCCACGGGCTCGGCGAACACCCCGCCGAGGTGCTCCACCAGATCGCCGCGAACCGTCTCCGTCCGCGCGTCGTCGGTCTTCGGCGCTCCGGACGGCGCGACCCGATCGACCAGCACCAGCCGGTCGATCGGCCTGCCTCCGAACGAACCCGCCCGCGACAGCGTCCCGGCAAGCAGCCGTCCGAGAAATCCGGACGCACCCGTCACCACGATCCTCACGCGTCATCTCCTCGGCCGACCGCTCGGGGATCCTGGATCCACGATGCCGTACGCAGAGTGGCGACACACCGCAACGCACCATGAAGAGTCAGCAGTCAGCTCTTGCTCCTGGCCGGCCCGAGTCGGCCGGCCGCGGCGAGTACGACGGCCGCCGCGCCGGTGCCCAGTACGGCGCCGGCGACCACATCGCCCGGATAGTGCACCCCGGTGTGGATGCGGGAGTAGCCCACCGCGCAGGCCAGCAGGCCGAGGGGAACCGTCACAGCGGGCAGCGCGGGCCCGACCGCCGCGGCGAAGGCGACGGCGGACGCCGTGTGACCCGAGGGAAAGGACGCGGACTCCGGCATGGGTACATGCCGTCCGGGAAACGGCGAGTCCACCGCCCGGTGCGGCCGCGGCCGTCGCACCAGGCGCTTGCCGAGCAGGTTCGCACTCGCCGAGGCGACACCGATCGCGGCGACCCCGAGGGCGGCGGCGCGACGCGGCCGGCCGGGCAACAGCGCCAGCAGCCCGGCGACCGCGAACGAGATCTTGGAGTGGTCCGCCGCCGCGGACAGTTGCCGTAGGGCGTGGTCCAGGGCCGGTGTCCGGGTGACCGTCACCGCCTCGTACAGCGCCTGGTCGAGGGCGGCGAGATCGCGCAACAGGTCCCGGGCGCCCGGCTCTTCCCACTGCGGTTGGTCAAGCATCGCTCTGCTCCTGGTTCTTGTCGGTCGAAAGGGGGGCCCGGCCGAGGGCGAGCCGGACGACACGGCGCCAGTCCACCGAGGGGGCGGTGTACGGCGCGCCGGGACGGTGTTTCGGCACCCGCATCCGCAGTGCTTCCGGCCGCACGGTGCACACGACGGGCTGGGGCAGCATCAAAGCCTCGCCGTCCACGGCCACGGGGATGGACTCCGTGTCGGCCTCGACGATCACGCGCCGCGAGGCCAACGCGGTGATGCCGCTGGCTCGTTCACCGCGCAACGCCAGTTCGGCGGCCTGGGCCGCGCCCTCTATCCGCACGGCGATCACGCCGAGTTCGCCTCCGTCGAGGCGGCTTCTGCGCCCCACGCCCAGCGGGTCGGCCAGGATGTAGGGGTTGTTGCTCACCAGCAGCGCCTGCGGGGCCTCCAGCTGCTGTCCGTCCGCCGTCGCCGTCAGCCGGGCGCCGGCTCCGCCGGCCAGCAGGTCGGGCAGCCGGTCGAGCGCGGTGAACGTTTTGGCGTCCCGGTACTCGGGGCTCTGCACGATCTCCGCGTACGTCCCGAAGGAGACCGTGTTGACGAAGGGCCGCCCGGCCACGTCGCCCAGGTCTACCCGGATCTCCACGCCGTCCTTCAGAGCGTCGAGGCCGCTCACCGGGTTGTCGCGGTCCAGGCCCAAGTCCATCGCGAAGTGGTTGCGGGTCCCGGCGGACAGCACCATGAACGGCACCCCGTGCTCGGCGGCCACCCCCGCCACCAGGGCCTGGGTGCCGTCGCCGCCCGCCACGCCGAGGAGGTCAGCGCCGTCCGCGAGAGCCTTGCGGGCCAGTGCCGCCGGATCGGGGTCGTTGTCGAGGTCGAGCAGAATCACCCGGGCGCCCAGGGCCTCGGCCCGCTCCACCAGCCCGTGCGCACCGACCTTCCCACCGCCCGACCGCGGGTTCATGATCAGTACCGGCCTGCGCGGTGGCCGGACCGAGCGGGAACGCCCGCCCCGCGGCGCGCGCAAGTGACGCAAGGCGCTCCTGGCGCTGGCCAGCGCCGCGCCCCACAGCCCCAGTGCCGCCGCAGCGTACGGCCACAGACCGGAGACCGCGTACAGGACCAGGACGGCGATCGGTGCGGCCAGCGCCAGCAGGGCTCCGCAGACGCGCGCCACTCCCCGGTGCGCCACCGCCCACCAGATGCCCGCACCGGCAAGACCGAGACCGGCGAGGCCCAGCAACAGCAGCAGCAACTGGCCCGCCGCCACCACCGCCACGACCACACCCGCCAGACAGAGCAGGGCGAGCCGGGCCAGATTCCGCGCCTCGGTGCCGGCCCGCACCGCTTGGTCCTTCGCTCTCGTCGCGTTCATGATGCTCGGCCGGTCCCCCGGGGGTCCGCGTCCCGCGGGCGTGACGGCGACGCCCCCGTTCCGGGCACTGGCCTGCTGCTCCCCTCGGTGCTGACTGCGTCCCGCCACTCCGGCGTCCTGGGGCTCGTCTCCGGGCCGACGGCGCACGGGGTCTCGCCCCTGCGGGACGGTGGCCCAACGATCTCACGCCGGGTCGACACACCTCGCGGCACACCCGGGATGCCGTCCGTCACGCCGGACGGGCCCCGGGCGGTGCCGTCACATCGAGGGGACGGATGCCTCACCTGGTCACGACGTGGCGTTCGTCGGGGACGCAGTGGGTCATGGTGAGTCCCTCGACGTCACGGGGCGGGTTCTTGCCGAGGTTGGACAGCCGGTCGCCGTCCTCGTCGGTGAGGTCCTGGGACGCCAGTGGTTCGAGTCCGGCGACGTCGTCGGGGCTGATGCCGAGGCCCTCGCCGACCCGTAGGCCCAGATCGTTCTCGACGAGCAGGAAGTGCCAGACCATGCGCTCCTGCACGGGCCGGTCGCACTGGGAGAGCAGGTCGGTGAAGTTCTTCACGAGGTCGTCGCGCTCCCACTCCTCCAGGAGCAGGTAGCGCTGGCCGGCCTGCAGGTAGTCGTTGGTGCGGGGGATGCGACTGCGGGTGAGGCGGCCGCGGATCTCCGGGCCCTGCTCGTCGAGTGTCGGATACTGCGCCTCGCGCAGGCCTCCGGTGATGGACGGTTCGTAGTTGACGTGGGGGTTCTCGCCTCCGCCGTCCACGTGGTACGTCATCTGGCCGTCGCGCTGGTTGGTGCGCACCTCGGCGTTCTTCGCCTGGTTGACGGAGAGCTGGAGGTAGTTGGGCCCGACTCGGTAGCGCTGGGTGTCGCTGTAGGAGAAGGTCCGGCCGACGAGCATCTTGTCGTCGGAGAAGTCGAGGCCGTCGACGAGGACGCCGGTGCCGAAGGAGATCTGCTCGTTCTCGGCGAAGAAGTTCTCGGGCATCCGGTCGAGCACCATGCGGCCCACCGGCTTCGGCGGGAATTGCTGCTCGGGCCACGTCTTGGTGTCGTCGAGCGGGTCGAAGTCCAGCTCGGGGTGGTCGTGGTCCTCCATGATCTGAACGAGCAGTTCCCACTCGGGGTGGTCGCCGCGGGCGACCGCCTCGTACAGGTCCTTGGTGGCGTGCCCCAGGCCGGCCGCCTGGACGTTGGCGGCGTCCTCCTCGGTCATGCTGCGTACGCCCTGCTTGGGCATCCAGTGGTACTTGACCAGGACGGTGTCTCCCTCGGCGTTGACCCACTTGTAGGTGTTGACGCCGAAGCCCTGCATGTGGCGGTAGTCGGCGGGGATGCCGCGCGGGCTGAACAGGTTGACCAGCATGTGCATCGCTTCCGGCGTCTGCGACATGAAGTCGAAGATGCGGCGCGGCTGCTGCTCGAAGGTGACCGGGTCGGGTTTGAGGGCGTGGATGACGTCCGGGAACTTGATCGCGTCCCGGATGAAGAAGACGCCCAGGTTGTTGCCCACCAGGTCCCAGTTGCCGTCCTCGGTGTAGAACTTCACCGCGAAACCGCGCGGGTCCCGGGCGGCCTCGGAGGAGTCGCGGCCCCCGATGACGGTGGAGAACCGGACGGCCAGGTCGGTGCGCTTGCCGCGCTCCTGGAACAGCTTGGCCCTGGTGTAGCGGCTGATCGGCTCGTCGCCCCAGGCGCCGTAGGCCTCGAAATGGCCGTAGGCGGTCACTCCACGTGCGTGGACGACACGCTCGGGGACGCGT
This is a stretch of genomic DNA from Streptomyces sp. NBC_00285. It encodes these proteins:
- a CDS encoding phosphatase PAP2 family protein, which gives rise to MLDQPQWEEPGARDLLRDLAALDQALYEAVTVTRTPALDHALRQLSAAADHSKISFAVAGLLALLPGRPRRAAALGVAAIGVASASANLLGKRLVRRPRPHRAVDSPFPGRHVPMPESASFPSGHTASAVAFAAAVGPALPAVTVPLGLLACAVGYSRIHTGVHYPGDVVAGAVLGTGAAAVVLAAAGRLGPARSKS
- a CDS encoding diacylglycerol/lipid kinase family protein — its product is MNATRAKDQAVRAGTEARNLARLALLCLAGVVVAVVAAGQLLLLLLGLAGLGLAGAGIWWAVAHRGVARVCGALLALAAPIAVLVLYAVSGLWPYAAAALGLWGAALASARSALRHLRAPRGGRSRSVRPPRRPVLIMNPRSGGGKVGAHGLVERAEALGARVILLDLDNDPDPAALARKALADGADLLGVAGGDGTQALVAGVAAEHGVPFMVLSAGTRNHFAMDLGLDRDNPVSGLDALKDGVEIRVDLGDVAGRPFVNTVSFGTYAEIVQSPEYRDAKTFTALDRLPDLLAGGAGARLTATADGQQLEAPQALLVSNNPYILADPLGVGRRSRLDGGELGVIAVRIEGAAQAAELALRGERASGITALASRRVIVEADTESIPVAVDGEALMLPQPVVCTVRPEALRMRVPKHRPGAPYTAPSVDWRRVVRLALGRAPLSTDKNQEQSDA
- a CDS encoding catalase; protein product: MTDVSGTGPAHGDDRKVLTNRQGHPVHDNQNQRTIGARGPATLENYQFLEKISHFDRERVPERVVHARGVTAYGHFEAYGAWGDEPISRYTRAKLFQERGKRTDLAVRFSTVIGGRDSSEAARDPRGFAVKFYTEDGNWDLVGNNLGVFFIRDAIKFPDVIHALKPDPVTFEQQPRRIFDFMSQTPEAMHMLVNLFSPRGIPADYRHMQGFGVNTYKWVNAEGDTVLVKYHWMPKQGVRSMTEEDAANVQAAGLGHATKDLYEAVARGDHPEWELLVQIMEDHDHPELDFDPLDDTKTWPEQQFPPKPVGRMVLDRMPENFFAENEQISFGTGVLVDGLDFSDDKMLVGRTFSYSDTQRYRVGPNYLQLSVNQAKNAEVRTNQRDGQMTYHVDGGGENPHVNYEPSITGGLREAQYPTLDEQGPEIRGRLTRSRIPRTNDYLQAGQRYLLLEEWERDDLVKNFTDLLSQCDRPVQERMVWHFLLVENDLGLRVGEGLGISPDDVAGLEPLASQDLTDEDGDRLSNLGKNPPRDVEGLTMTHCVPDERHVVTR